The following proteins are co-located in the Flammeovirga kamogawensis genome:
- a CDS encoding ABC-F family ATP-binding cassette domain-containing protein: protein MNLISVDNATKYWGEKPLFENISFGIQQGQKVALVAKNGGGKSTLLNSIVGKEPLDGGAIAINKDVTVGLLEQDPAFDPHQSVLDYVLSSDSPILKAVRNYEEALADSSKDYSDQILKKLDVATAKMEELKAWDAEARVKQILTAFKIEDLSAPMKSLSGGQKKRVALSKILIEEPNLLILDEPTNHLDLDMIEWLEEYLTRSRLSLLLVTHDRYFLDRICNEIIELTDSTIYTHKGNYSYFIEKKAEREANEAASVDKAKNLMRKELDWVRRMPKARGTKQKFRMDAFQDLKKKANSGRKEEKAEISVNMSRLGKKILEFEDVYKSFADKKIVEDFSYVFKRRERVGIVGDNGVGKSTFLNMLTGKEGIDSGDITKGETIVYGYYTQSGLSFDENAKVIDIVRDITEDHTMSDGTSLTPSQLLQRFLFEPEQQHSFVSTLSGGERKRLYLCTILLTNPNFLILDEPTNDLDLATLSVLEDFLEEFQGCVIVVTHDRYFMDKLVDHLFVFEGQGKIKDFNGKYSEYREYVDEQERLRKIAVKEERDRKQQLEKKVQPKTSTKKLSYKEKIEYEALEKEIEVLETEKETIEAKLSDGSVTDVDEIREISERLGKVMEDADEKMMRWMELDEIANG, encoded by the coding sequence ATGAATTTAATATCCGTAGATAACGCGACAAAATATTGGGGAGAAAAACCTCTATTTGAAAATATAAGCTTTGGTATTCAACAGGGACAGAAAGTTGCTTTAGTAGCTAAAAATGGTGGTGGTAAATCAACCTTACTCAACTCAATTGTGGGTAAAGAGCCATTAGATGGTGGAGCAATAGCTATAAATAAAGATGTTACAGTTGGTTTATTAGAGCAAGACCCTGCTTTTGATCCTCATCAGTCTGTATTAGATTATGTGTTATCAAGCGACTCTCCAATTTTAAAAGCTGTAAGAAATTACGAAGAGGCACTAGCAGATTCGTCTAAAGATTATTCAGATCAAATCTTAAAAAAACTGGATGTTGCAACAGCTAAAATGGAAGAGTTGAAAGCATGGGATGCAGAAGCTCGAGTGAAACAAATCCTTACCGCATTTAAAATTGAAGATCTTTCTGCACCAATGAAATCGTTATCTGGTGGTCAGAAAAAGCGTGTTGCTTTAAGTAAAATTTTAATTGAAGAACCAAATCTTTTAATTCTAGATGAACCTACTAACCATCTTGACTTAGATATGATTGAGTGGTTAGAAGAATATTTAACAAGATCACGTTTATCTTTATTATTAGTAACGCACGATAGATATTTTCTTGATAGAATTTGTAATGAAATTATTGAGTTAACAGATAGTACTATTTATACTCATAAAGGGAATTACTCTTATTTTATTGAGAAAAAAGCAGAACGAGAAGCAAACGAAGCTGCTAGCGTAGATAAAGCTAAAAATCTGATGAGAAAGGAGTTGGATTGGGTAAGAAGAATGCCTAAAGCTCGTGGTACAAAGCAAAAGTTTAGAATGGATGCTTTTCAGGATTTAAAAAAGAAAGCAAATAGTGGTAGAAAGGAAGAGAAAGCAGAGATTTCTGTCAATATGTCTCGTTTAGGTAAGAAAATTCTTGAATTTGAAGATGTATATAAATCTTTTGCCGATAAGAAAATTGTAGAGGATTTCTCTTATGTTTTTAAACGTCGAGAAAGAGTTGGCATTGTTGGTGATAATGGTGTTGGAAAATCTACTTTCTTGAATATGCTAACAGGAAAGGAAGGGATTGACTCTGGTGATATTACAAAAGGAGAAACGATTGTTTATGGGTATTATACGCAAAGCGGTTTGTCTTTTGATGAAAATGCGAAGGTTATTGATATTGTAAGAGATATTACTGAAGATCATACAATGTCTGATGGAACAAGCTTAACACCTTCTCAATTATTGCAACGTTTCTTATTTGAGCCAGAACAACAGCATTCTTTTGTTTCTACATTAAGTGGTGGTGAACGTAAAAGATTGTATTTATGTACAATTCTACTTACTAATCCTAACTTTTTGATACTTGATGAGCCAACAAATGATCTTGATTTGGCAACATTGAGTGTTTTGGAAGACTTTTTGGAAGAGTTTCAAGGTTGCGTGATTGTTGTTACTCACGACCGTTATTTTATGGACAAATTGGTAGATCACTTATTTGTTTTTGAAGGACAGGGTAAGATTAAAGATTTTAATGGTAAGTATTCTGAATACAGAGAATATGTAGACGAACAAGAACGTCTCCGAAAAATTGCTGTTAAAGAAGAAAGAGATCGTAAACAACAATTAGAGAAAAAAGTACAACCAAAAACTTCTACAAAAAAGCTTTCTTACAAAGAGAAGATTGAGTATGAAGCACTTGAAAAAGAAATTGAAGTTCTTGAAACTGAAAAGGAAACAATAGAAGCAAAATTATCTGACGGATCTGTTACAGATGTAGATGAAATTCGAGAAATTTCGGAACGTCTTGGTAAAGTAATGGAAGATGCAGACGAGAAGATGATGCGATGGATGGAGTTAGACGAGATTGCAAATGGTTAA
- the aceA gene encoding isocitrate lyase, protein MTKQERIEALKREWATNPRWKNIERPYDAEEVIKLQGNVIIEHSLAKQGAEKFWNGLHSEHFMAGLGALTGNQAIQEVEAGLKAIYLSGWQVAADANLAGQMYPDQSLYPADSVPKVVARINNALRRADQIQSVADKNDTDYMVPIIADAEAGFGGNLNAFELMKMMIESGASGVHFEDQLSSAKKCGHLGGKVLVPTQEAINKLVAARLAADVCGTPTLIIARTDADAANLITSDIDPRDTEFIHGKRTSEGFYEVRNGLDQAISRGLSYAPYADLIWCETSHPDLGEARKFADAIHAKFPGKMLAYNCSPSFNWASKLTEKEMETFRENLADMGYKFQFITLAGFHALNTSMFELAKAYKEKGMAGYSKLQEKEFSLQADGFRAVKHQAFVGTTYFDAVQNTVTAGTSSTTAMEGSTETAQF, encoded by the coding sequence ATGACAAAGCAAGAAAGAATTGAAGCGTTAAAAAGAGAATGGGCAACAAATCCAAGATGGAAAAATATTGAACGCCCTTATGATGCTGAAGAAGTAATTAAGCTACAAGGCAATGTCATTATTGAACATTCATTAGCAAAACAAGGTGCAGAGAAATTCTGGAATGGCCTTCATTCAGAACATTTTATGGCTGGTCTTGGTGCATTAACGGGTAACCAAGCTATTCAAGAAGTAGAAGCTGGTTTAAAAGCTATATACTTAAGTGGATGGCAAGTTGCCGCTGATGCAAATTTAGCAGGACAAATGTACCCTGATCAATCTTTATACCCTGCAGACTCTGTTCCTAAAGTTGTTGCAAGAATAAACAATGCGCTTCGTCGTGCAGACCAAATTCAATCTGTTGCAGATAAAAATGACACTGACTATATGGTGCCTATTATTGCTGATGCAGAGGCAGGTTTTGGAGGTAATTTAAATGCCTTCGAATTAATGAAAATGATGATCGAATCTGGTGCTTCTGGGGTTCACTTTGAAGATCAATTATCTTCTGCAAAAAAATGCGGGCATTTGGGAGGTAAAGTATTAGTACCAACACAAGAAGCGATAAATAAATTAGTTGCTGCACGTTTAGCTGCTGATGTATGCGGAACACCTACGCTAATTATTGCTAGAACAGATGCAGACGCTGCAAATTTGATAACTAGTGATATAGATCCAAGAGATACAGAATTTATTCATGGCAAAAGAACTTCTGAGGGTTTCTATGAAGTGAGAAACGGATTAGATCAAGCCATTTCTAGAGGGTTATCTTACGCTCCTTATGCTGATTTGATTTGGTGTGAAACATCTCATCCAGATCTTGGTGAAGCTAGGAAATTTGCTGATGCTATTCATGCAAAATTCCCAGGTAAAATGTTAGCATATAATTGCTCACCTTCTTTTAATTGGGCATCGAAATTAACAGAAAAAGAAATGGAGACTTTTAGAGAAAATCTAGCTGATATGGGGTATAAGTTCCAATTTATCACGCTTGCAGGTTTCCATGCTTTAAATACGAGTATGTTCGAATTGGCAAAAGCTTACAAAGAAAAAGGTATGGCTGGCTACTCGAAACTACAAGAAAAAGAATTTTCTTTACAAGCAGACGGCTTCAGAGCAGTTAAACACCAAGCCTTTGTTGGCACTACTTACTTCGATGCTGTACAAAATACAGTAACTGCAGGGACTTCATCGACAACTGCAATGGAAGGAAGTACGGAAACGGCTCAATTCTAA
- the aceB gene encoding malate synthase A: MRGQHITQIENLEIRGLISNEFDQILTQEALEFVVLLHKKFAKRRSALLEARKRRQESIDEGKMPNFLAETAYIRNSEWTVADVKEDLKDRRVEITGPVDRKMIINALNSGANVFMADFEDANSPTWENNMQGQINLRDAINKTISFENLKNGKTYSLNENTATLMVRPRGWHLEEKHILIDGKPALGGLVDFGLFFFHNAKELINRGSAPYFYLPKIESHLEARLWNDIFVFAQQQLNVPQGSIKATVLIETILAAFEMDEILYALKEHSAGLNCGRWDYIFSYIKKFRNDPKFIMPNRDQVTMKVHFMKSYYELLIQTCHKRKAFAMGGMAAQIPIKNDAKANQKAIDKVAKDKTREALAGHDGTWVAHPGLVSTAKEVFDRYMGNPNNIDKPITFKKITAEDLLKVPTGDITIEGLKNNIDVGIQYIARWLDGQGAVPIYNLMEDAATAEISRTQVWQWIQHQAKMNDGTPITKELYQSLIPEVMETIKNYVGEDTYQQGKYNEAFEIFDMLVTKDEFIEFLTLPAYAHIG; the protein is encoded by the coding sequence ATGAGAGGACAACACATTACTCAGATAGAAAACTTAGAAATTAGAGGCTTGATTTCTAATGAGTTCGACCAAATCTTAACTCAAGAGGCTTTAGAGTTCGTCGTACTACTTCATAAAAAATTTGCTAAACGTAGATCAGCACTACTAGAAGCAAGAAAAAGAAGACAAGAAAGTATTGATGAGGGTAAAATGCCCAACTTTCTAGCTGAAACAGCATACATTAGAAACAGCGAATGGACTGTTGCTGATGTGAAGGAAGACTTAAAAGACCGCCGTGTTGAAATAACAGGACCGGTTGATCGTAAAATGATCATCAATGCTTTAAATAGTGGTGCAAATGTTTTTATGGCCGATTTTGAAGATGCAAACTCTCCTACTTGGGAGAACAACATGCAAGGTCAAATCAATTTAAGAGATGCGATCAATAAAACTATCTCTTTTGAAAATTTAAAGAATGGGAAAACTTATTCTTTGAATGAAAACACAGCAACACTTATGGTACGCCCTAGAGGGTGGCATTTAGAAGAAAAACACATTTTAATTGATGGAAAACCTGCTTTAGGTGGTTTAGTTGATTTTGGATTATTTTTCTTCCACAATGCAAAGGAATTAATTAATAGAGGAAGTGCTCCTTATTTTTACTTACCTAAAATTGAGAGTCATTTAGAAGCCCGTTTATGGAATGACATTTTTGTATTTGCTCAACAGCAATTAAATGTACCTCAAGGCAGTATAAAAGCAACTGTATTAATAGAAACTATTCTTGCAGCTTTTGAAATGGATGAAATTTTATATGCTTTAAAAGAACATTCTGCAGGTCTGAATTGTGGTAGATGGGATTATATATTCTCTTATATCAAAAAATTTAGAAATGATCCTAAGTTTATAATGCCTAATAGAGATCAGGTTACAATGAAAGTTCATTTTATGAAATCATACTATGAGTTATTAATTCAGACTTGTCATAAAAGAAAAGCATTTGCAATGGGTGGAATGGCAGCACAAATCCCAATTAAGAATGATGCTAAGGCAAATCAAAAGGCTATTGATAAAGTTGCTAAAGATAAAACAAGAGAAGCTTTGGCTGGCCACGATGGTACTTGGGTTGCTCATCCTGGTTTAGTTTCTACAGCAAAAGAAGTTTTTGATCGTTATATGGGTAACCCGAATAATATTGATAAACCAATCACTTTTAAGAAAATAACAGCAGAAGATCTTTTAAAAGTTCCTACAGGAGATATCACAATAGAAGGTTTAAAAAACAATATAGATGTTGGTATTCAATACATTGCTAGATGGTTAGATGGCCAAGGTGCTGTTCCTATTTATAACTTAATGGAAGATGCTGCTACTGCAGAGATTTCTAGAACACAAGTTTGGCAATGGATTCAGCATCAAGCAAAAATGAATGATGGCACTCCGATTACAAAAGAGTTGTATCAATCATTAATTCCAGAAGTAATGGAAACGATAAAAAACTATGTTGGCGAAGACACTTACCAACAAGGAAAATATAATGAAGCATTCGAAATTTTTGATATGCTTGTTACAAAAGATGAATTTATAGAGTTCTTAACACTTCCTGCATACGCACATATAGGATAA
- the surE gene encoding 5'/3'-nucleotidase SurE: MKKNPLILIANDDGITSKGIKFLVSVMKELGDVVVVAPDSPQSGQGHAITIEDPLRYHSSDIFPDENVSAYQCSGTPADCVKLAKNHILETLPDLVVSGVNHGSNSSVSVLYSGTMSAALEAAIEGLPSIGFSVCDYGFDAEFEHTRSFVKQIAEKVLKEGMPKGVAWNVNFPKVGDEPIKGLKICRQADGKWQEQFDERVNPVGKKYLWLTGKFVNRDTGNDTDEWAINNNYGSIVPTQIDMTAHEYRLKLAQKVEEMGF, from the coding sequence ATGAAAAAAAACCCACTTATTTTAATAGCTAACGATGATGGTATTACATCAAAAGGAATTAAATTTTTAGTTAGTGTGATGAAAGAATTAGGAGATGTTGTTGTTGTAGCACCTGATAGTCCACAATCAGGTCAAGGACATGCAATAACTATAGAAGATCCATTAAGGTATCATTCTTCTGATATTTTTCCTGATGAAAATGTGAGTGCTTATCAATGTTCTGGTACACCTGCAGATTGTGTGAAATTAGCAAAGAATCATATTTTAGAAACATTACCAGATTTAGTAGTAAGTGGAGTGAATCATGGTAGTAATAGTTCTGTAAGCGTTTTATATTCTGGCACCATGTCTGCCGCATTAGAAGCAGCAATAGAAGGTTTACCAAGTATCGGCTTTAGTGTTTGTGATTATGGTTTTGATGCAGAGTTTGAACACACTCGATCATTTGTAAAGCAAATTGCAGAAAAAGTACTCAAAGAAGGGATGCCAAAAGGAGTTGCTTGGAATGTGAATTTTCCTAAAGTAGGAGATGAGCCAATTAAAGGTTTAAAAATATGTAGACAAGCAGATGGTAAATGGCAAGAGCAATTTGATGAAAGAGTAAACCCTGTAGGGAAAAAATATCTGTGGCTTACTGGTAAATTTGTAAATAGAGATACTGGAAATGATACGGATGAGTGGGCAATTAACAATAATTATGGAAGTATTGTACCAACGCAAATAGACATGACTGCTCACGAATATAGGCTTAAATTAGCTCAAAAAGTGGAAGAGATGGGGTTCTAG
- the gcvT gene encoding glycine cleavage system aminomethyltransferase GcvT, which yields MTEEKTLKKVALNDVHEALGAKMVPFAGYNMPVRYSSDIEEHKTVRNGVGVFDVSHMGEFMLKGPKALDLIQRVSSNDASKLVDGKAQYACLPNEDGGIVDDLIIYKIKDEEYMLVVNASNIEKDWNWIANKNTEGVEMTNVSDEISLFAVQGPKASEAMQSLTDVNLSDMGFYTFTIGKFAGVDNVIISATGYTGSGGFELYIPNKDAKEVWTKIFEAGKDYEIKPIGLGARDTLRLEMGYCLYGNDIDDSTSPLEAGLGWVTKFTKEFTNSANLAKQKEEGVTRRLVGIELIDRGVPRGGYNVLNADGEVVGKLTSGTMSPMLGKGIALGYINRPLTKPGSEVFIEVRNRKLKAVVSKPPFYKG from the coding sequence ATGACAGAAGAAAAGACATTAAAAAAAGTTGCTCTTAATGATGTTCACGAAGCATTAGGTGCTAAGATGGTTCCATTTGCAGGATACAATATGCCTGTAAGATACTCGTCTGATATCGAAGAACACAAAACAGTTCGTAATGGCGTAGGTGTTTTTGATGTTTCTCATATGGGTGAATTTATGCTTAAGGGACCTAAAGCATTAGACCTGATTCAAAGAGTATCTTCAAATGATGCATCAAAGTTAGTTGACGGTAAGGCACAGTATGCTTGTTTACCTAATGAAGATGGTGGAATTGTAGATGATCTTATCATCTACAAAATTAAAGATGAAGAGTATATGCTTGTTGTAAATGCATCTAATATTGAAAAAGATTGGAATTGGATTGCAAACAAGAATACAGAAGGTGTAGAAATGACTAACGTTTCTGACGAAATATCCCTTTTTGCTGTTCAAGGTCCAAAGGCTTCTGAAGCTATGCAGTCTTTAACTGATGTAAACCTTTCTGATATGGGTTTCTACACTTTTACTATTGGTAAATTTGCAGGAGTTGATAATGTAATTATATCTGCAACTGGTTATACTGGTTCTGGAGGATTTGAATTATACATTCCAAACAAAGATGCCAAAGAAGTTTGGACTAAAATATTTGAAGCAGGTAAAGATTACGAAATCAAACCTATTGGTTTAGGTGCAAGAGACACACTAAGACTTGAGATGGGTTATTGCTTGTATGGTAATGATATTGACGATTCAACTTCACCTCTTGAAGCGGGACTAGGTTGGGTAACTAAATTCACTAAAGAATTTACCAATAGTGCAAATTTAGCCAAACAAAAAGAAGAAGGTGTTACTCGCCGTTTAGTTGGTATTGAATTAATTGACAGAGGTGTTCCTCGTGGAGGTTACAATGTACTTAATGCTGACGGAGAAGTTGTAGGAAAATTAACTTCTGGAACAATGTCTCCTATGCTAGGTAAAGGTATCGCTTTAGGTTATATCAACAGACCGTTAACAAAACCAGGGTCAGAGGTATTTATTGAAGTAAGAAACAGAAAATTAAAAGCTGTGGTATCAAAACCTCCTTTTTATAAAGGTTAA
- the cysM gene encoding cysteine synthase CysM, whose translation MSSVLSLVGNTPLVELKALSPNPNVTIYAKLEGQNPGGSVKDRAAYNMIKQAQERGDLKSGVKLIEATSGNTGIALAMISSLMGIEIELVMPDNATIERIKSMKAYGATVTLTPQKESMEGARDYALRKVEEGGYFMLNQFDNPDNYMAHYKTTGPEIWRDTDQKVTHFVSAMGTTGTIMGTSKFLKEQSEKITIVGTQPAEGAKIPGIRRWPKAYLPKIFDESRVDQKIDVSQENATNMTRLLAKEEGIFAGMSSGGSAYAAIETAKKIDSGVIVFIVCDRGDKYLSTSLF comes from the coding sequence ATGTCTTCAGTGTTGTCACTTGTAGGAAATACGCCCTTAGTAGAATTAAAGGCTTTAAGTCCTAATCCGAATGTTACAATTTATGCAAAGTTAGAAGGTCAGAACCCAGGTGGGAGTGTAAAAGATCGTGCAGCATACAACATGATTAAACAAGCTCAAGAAAGAGGAGACCTAAAAAGTGGTGTAAAATTAATTGAAGCAACAAGTGGAAATACGGGTATTGCTCTTGCAATGATATCTAGTTTAATGGGTATTGAAATCGAACTAGTAATGCCCGATAATGCAACTATTGAGAGAATTAAATCAATGAAGGCATATGGAGCTACAGTAACTTTAACACCTCAAAAAGAATCTATGGAAGGTGCAAGAGATTATGCACTTAGAAAAGTAGAAGAAGGTGGTTATTTCATGCTTAATCAGTTCGATAATCCTGATAATTATATGGCTCATTATAAAACTACAGGACCTGAAATTTGGAGAGATACTGATCAGAAAGTGACTCATTTTGTATCTGCTATGGGAACAACAGGTACTATTATGGGAACATCAAAATTCTTGAAAGAACAATCAGAAAAAATTACAATTGTAGGTACTCAGCCAGCTGAAGGAGCAAAAATTCCAGGTATTAGAAGGTGGCCAAAAGCTTATCTACCAAAAATTTTTGATGAATCAAGAGTAGATCAAAAAATTGATGTTTCACAAGAGAATGCAACAAATATGACACGTCTTTTAGCCAAAGAAGAAGGAATATTTGCTGGAATGAGTAGTGGTGGTTCTGCTTACGCAGCTATAGAAACTGCAAAAAAGATAGACAGTGGAGTTATTGTTTTTATTGTTTGTGATAGAGGAGATAAATATTTGTCGACTTCACTTTTTTAA
- a CDS encoding DUF3347 domain-containing protein, with protein sequence MKKILIVGAAAFLMMSCGAPKTEQTNKVEEKVELKPVVYNAEKAKGAKAYLKLSECLIASNPTAAQTFAKKVEVTLPPDVSKEVKEAIAAIGSTDNLEAQRKSFEVVTAYYTEVAKSGEAGMDLYVVHCPMAFNNTGANWLSGTNEVVNPYFGDKMLHCGRVMETIKGK encoded by the coding sequence ATGAAAAAAATATTAATAGTTGGTGCTGCAGCATTTTTAATGATGAGCTGTGGTGCTCCTAAAACAGAACAAACAAATAAAGTTGAGGAAAAAGTTGAATTGAAGCCAGTTGTTTATAATGCAGAAAAAGCAAAAGGAGCAAAGGCTTACTTAAAACTTTCGGAATGTTTAATTGCATCAAATCCAACTGCTGCACAAACTTTTGCAAAGAAAGTAGAAGTTACTTTACCACCTGATGTATCAAAAGAAGTAAAAGAAGCTATTGCTGCAATTGGTAGTACTGATAATCTTGAAGCTCAAAGAAAAAGCTTTGAGGTTGTAACAGCTTATTACACAGAAGTTGCAAAGTCTGGTGAAGCGGGAATGGATTTATATGTAGTACATTGTCCAATGGCATTTAATAATACAGGTGCTAATTGGTTAAGTGGAACAAATGAAGTTGTTAATCCATATTTTGGTGACAAAATGCTTCATTGTGGACGAGTAATGGAAACAATTAAAGGGAAATAA
- a CDS encoding IS3 family transposase codes for MLGLDRQIYYRSKRKVKNNNSIASKVVDLVKRIRLKQTKIGTRKLYQLLLPELQLLNVGRDKLFDIMRANRLDIRPKKQYHVTTNSHHRFKKHKNLIEHLEINRPEQVLVSDITYIGERSNPMYLSLVTDAYSKKIMGLNVSDSLNANGAIAALKEALKNRNYVDLPMIHHSDRGLQYCSHEYQRHLQENKVLCSMTESYDPYQNAVAERINGILKQEFILGIKINDLDLMNKFIRESIYIYNNERPHWSNYMKTPVEMHQQSEIKMRTYKSKNSTESTPDAINI; via the coding sequence TTGCTTGGGTTAGATCGACAAATTTATTATCGTTCGAAAAGGAAAGTAAAAAATAATAATAGTATTGCATCTAAAGTAGTAGACTTAGTGAAAAGAATTCGTTTGAAGCAAACTAAAATAGGGACAAGGAAATTATATCAATTACTTCTTCCTGAATTACAATTACTAAATGTAGGTCGAGATAAGCTTTTTGATATCATGAGGGCTAATCGACTCGATATCAGGCCTAAAAAACAATATCATGTCACTACAAATTCTCATCACAGATTTAAAAAGCATAAAAACCTTATTGAGCATTTGGAAATAAATAGACCTGAACAAGTATTAGTTTCTGATATAACTTACATAGGTGAGCGAAGTAACCCAATGTATCTCTCCTTAGTAACAGATGCCTATTCTAAGAAAATAATGGGGTTAAATGTATCAGATAGTTTGAATGCAAATGGAGCTATTGCAGCATTAAAAGAAGCACTGAAAAATAGAAACTATGTTGATTTACCAATGATACACCATTCAGATAGAGGATTACAATATTGTAGCCACGAGTATCAACGACATCTTCAGGAAAATAAAGTATTGTGCTCGATGACGGAATCTTACGATCCTTATCAAAATGCGGTAGCAGAAAGAATAAATGGAATTCTTAAGCAAGAATTTATTTTAGGAATAAAAATTAATGATCTCGATTTAATGAATAAATTTATTAGAGAATCTATATATATTTATAATAATGAAAGGCCTCATTGGAGTAATTATATGAAGACACCTGTTGAGATGCATCAGCAGAGTGAAATAAAAATGAGAACTTATAAAAGTAAAAATAGCACCGAGTCTACACCCGATGCTATCAATATATAA
- a CDS encoding helix-turn-helix domain-containing protein, which produces MNEDQEYQYTKRTQKDYSYSFKLQVVDEVERGEISITAARLKYGIQGHGTIRTWIRKYGNLDWDNKSDLKMGKTPEQKLLELEQKVLLLEKQKASLEKQLYVTDKKAIFFDMMIDIAEDEFNIPIRKKSLPKQLTNSKKKKK; this is translated from the coding sequence ATGAATGAAGATCAAGAATATCAGTACACTAAGCGTACACAAAAAGATTACAGCTACTCTTTTAAATTACAAGTTGTAGATGAAGTGGAACGAGGGGAAATAAGTATAACGGCAGCCAGACTTAAATATGGAATACAAGGTCATGGTACCATCCGTACTTGGATAAGAAAGTATGGTAATTTAGATTGGGATAATAAATCTGATTTAAAAATGGGAAAGACACCAGAACAAAAATTATTGGAGCTAGAACAAAAGGTTCTATTATTAGAGAAACAAAAAGCTTCTTTAGAAAAACAACTCTACGTAACAGATAAAAAAGCAATTTTCTTTGATATGATGATCGATATTGCTGAGGATGAATTTAATATTCCTATTAGAAAAAAGTCTTTACCCAAGCAGTTGACCAATTCAAAAAAGAAGAAAAAATAG
- the hisD gene encoding histidinol dehydrogenase — MKLYKYPAVEDWKKLLQRPSMRMEDIEKQVTPILKTVQKDGDAALKAFSLRFDGANIDSILVSEEEFSQAEKDVDNDLKESISIAIKNVTKFHSAQKTDVLKVETMPGISCWRKSVPIQKVGLYIPGGSAPLFSTVIMIGAPALIAGCEEVFLCTPPNSEGKVHPAILYAAKKIGLTKVYKVGGAQAIAAMTFGTETIPSVSKIFGPGNQYVTAAKQLATKEGVAIDMPAGPSEVLVWADETANPTFIAADLLSQAEHGPDSQVILVSTSEDIIQKTEAEVEKQLSVLPRKEIAAKALEHSRSFLMKDEAEALKLVNEYAAEHLILSLDNAEDVAEKIINAGSVFVGHYTPESAGDYASGTNHTLPTYGYAKNYSGVSLDSYYRKITFQKIEKEGLESLGPHVERMAAAEELDAHKNAVTVRLNALKD; from the coding sequence ATGAAATTATACAAATATCCAGCTGTTGAAGATTGGAAAAAACTACTTCAGAGACCTTCTATGAGAATGGAAGACATTGAGAAGCAAGTTACTCCTATTCTAAAAACAGTTCAAAAAGATGGAGATGCTGCTTTGAAAGCTTTCTCTCTTCGTTTTGATGGGGCAAATATAGATTCAATATTAGTTTCTGAAGAAGAATTTTCTCAAGCTGAAAAAGATGTCGATAACGATTTAAAAGAATCAATTTCTATTGCCATCAAAAATGTTACTAAGTTTCATTCTGCTCAAAAAACTGACGTTTTAAAAGTTGAAACGATGCCTGGTATTTCTTGCTGGAGAAAAAGTGTTCCTATTCAAAAAGTTGGTTTATATATACCAGGTGGCTCTGCGCCACTTTTCTCTACTGTTATTATGATTGGTGCACCTGCTCTTATTGCAGGTTGTGAAGAGGTTTTTCTTTGCACACCTCCTAATTCAGAAGGAAAAGTACATCCAGCTATTTTATACGCAGCTAAAAAAATAGGTTTAACAAAAGTATATAAAGTTGGTGGTGCTCAAGCTATTGCTGCTATGACTTTTGGCACAGAAACTATTCCTTCTGTATCTAAAATATTTGGACCAGGAAACCAATATGTTACTGCCGCTAAACAACTTGCAACAAAAGAAGGTGTAGCTATAGACATGCCTGCAGGACCTTCTGAGGTTCTTGTTTGGGCAGACGAAACGGCTAACCCTACATTTATTGCTGCGGATCTTTTATCTCAAGCAGAACATGGGCCAGATAGCCAAGTCATTTTAGTATCAACTTCTGAAGATATTATTCAGAAAACAGAAGCTGAAGTTGAAAAGCAACTGTCTGTTCTTCCTAGAAAAGAAATTGCAGCTAAAGCTTTAGAGCATAGCAGAAGTTTCTTGATGAAAGATGAGGCTGAAGCATTGAAATTAGTAAATGAATACGCCGCTGAGCATCTTATTTTATCACTTGATAATGCTGAAGATGTTGCCGAGAAAATCATTAACGCTGGTTCTGTCTTTGTAGGTCACTACACTCCTGAATCTGCTGGTGATTATGCTTCTGGAACAAATCACACTCTTCCAACTTACGGGTATGCTAAGAATTACTCTGGAGTTTCTCTAGATAGTTATTACAGAAAAATCACTTTCCAGAAAATAGAGAAAGAAGGATTAGAAAGCTTAGGACCTCATGTTGAAAGAATGGCTGCTGCGGAAGAATTAGATGCACATAAAAATGCTGTTACAGTAAGACTTAATGCTTTAAAAGATTAA